In a single window of the Candidatus Celerinatantimonas neptuna genome:
- the rdgB gene encoding dITP/XTP pyrophosphatase: MTKIVLATSNQGKVAELQSILTPHKMTVVPQSQFNVTNAEETGTTFVENAIIKARHAATTTGLPAIADDSGLTVDALDGAPGIYSARFSGPSATDQTNIEKLLEKLKNTSDENRQASFHCVLVYLKHADDPTPLICHGQWHGRIAHQCHGSNGFGYDPIFYPNGMSITSAELKPAEKNKVSHRGQALDQLIKQFTMLK, encoded by the coding sequence ATGACCAAAATCGTACTTGCGACATCGAATCAGGGTAAAGTCGCCGAATTACAATCTATTTTGACACCACACAAAATGACTGTCGTACCACAATCTCAATTCAATGTGACAAATGCCGAAGAAACCGGAACAACATTTGTCGAAAATGCGATAATCAAAGCACGCCATGCAGCCACAACAACAGGATTACCTGCTATTGCCGATGATTCTGGTTTAACCGTTGATGCTCTTGATGGTGCACCAGGAATATACTCAGCCCGCTTTAGTGGACCATCGGCTACCGACCAAACCAACATCGAAAAACTTCTGGAAAAGCTAAAAAATACATCTGATGAAAACAGACAAGCCAGTTTTCATTGTGTATTAGTCTATTTAAAACATGCCGATGACCCCACACCTCTTATCTGTCATGGACAATGGCATGGTCGGATAGCCCATCAATGTCATGGCTCAAATGGCTTTGGCTATGATCCGATTTTTTATCCAAACGGAATGAGCATAACCTCGGCCGAACTTAAGCCAGCTGAAAAAAATAAAGTCAGCCATCGAGGACAAGCCTTAGATCAGCTCATCAAACAATTTACGATGCTAAAATAG
- the maeA gene encoding NAD-dependent malic enzyme, which yields MENLKRPIYIPYAGPALLETPLLNKGNAFTNEERISFNLEGLLPQSIETIEEQTQRALEQYRSFRSDLNKHIFLRNIQDTNETLFYRLVTENIAEMMPIIYTPTVGMACEQFSNIYRRSRGLFISYPNREHIEEVLNNATRHNVKVIVVTDGERILGLGDQGIGGMGIPIGKLSLYTACGGISPAYTQPVILDVGTNNQHLLDDPMYMGWRHARISGEEYDKFVDQFIQAVKVRWPDCLIQFEDFAQANANPLLDRYRDELCCFNDDIQGTASIAVGSLLAACKANGEKLSAQRICFAGAGSAGCGIAEAIIRAMVNEGINEAQARKQVFMVDRWGLLQDNMPNLQSFQKPLAQAANLLKQWEIEGDSISLQQVVEHGQPTILIGVSGASGLFTEELIRKMNSYCNRPIIFPMSNPTSRIEARPEDILRWTDGHALVATGSPFADVHFGDKSYPIAQCNNSYIFPGVGLAVIAAQITRITDEMLMAASRTLAEHSPLAKDSEGCLLPPLDEIQELSKDIAFAVAKQAIAEGLAPKISDDYLHQSIENNFWIPEYRRYKRTSF from the coding sequence ATGGAAAATTTAAAACGTCCTATTTATATCCCTTATGCGGGACCAGCCTTGCTCGAAACCCCACTACTCAATAAAGGAAATGCCTTCACTAATGAAGAACGGATTTCCTTTAACTTAGAAGGCTTACTTCCTCAATCGATAGAAACCATTGAAGAACAAACACAAAGGGCTCTGGAACAATATCGTAGTTTTCGTAGTGATCTAAACAAACACATATTTCTACGTAATATCCAAGATACCAATGAAACGCTTTTCTATCGATTAGTCACCGAAAATATTGCGGAAATGATGCCAATTATCTATACCCCGACCGTTGGCATGGCTTGTGAACAATTCTCAAACATTTATCGCCGTTCACGCGGACTTTTTATCTCTTATCCTAACCGTGAGCACATCGAAGAAGTTCTGAACAATGCAACACGTCATAATGTTAAAGTCATTGTAGTCACAGATGGAGAAAGGATCTTAGGCCTCGGCGATCAGGGTATCGGTGGAATGGGTATCCCAATCGGAAAATTATCACTCTATACTGCATGTGGCGGTATTAGCCCAGCCTACACCCAACCTGTCATTTTAGATGTCGGGACCAACAATCAACATCTTCTCGATGACCCAATGTATATGGGATGGCGTCATGCTCGTATCAGCGGTGAAGAATACGACAAATTTGTTGACCAATTTATCCAGGCTGTAAAAGTTCGCTGGCCAGATTGCCTGATTCAATTCGAAGATTTTGCCCAGGCAAATGCAAATCCATTACTGGATCGTTACCGTGACGAGCTCTGCTGCTTCAACGATGATATTCAAGGAACAGCATCCATTGCAGTTGGTTCTCTACTTGCAGCCTGTAAAGCCAATGGCGAAAAACTAAGTGCACAACGCATCTGTTTTGCCGGTGCCGGTTCAGCAGGTTGCGGTATCGCAGAGGCAATTATCCGGGCAATGGTCAATGAAGGCATTAATGAAGCCCAGGCTCGTAAACAGGTATTTATGGTTGACCGGTGGGGTCTGTTACAAGATAACATGCCAAACCTGCAATCATTCCAAAAACCTTTGGCTCAAGCAGCTAATTTGCTTAAACAATGGGAAATTGAAGGTGATAGCATATCACTACAGCAAGTCGTTGAGCATGGTCAACCTACTATATTAATTGGGGTTTCTGGTGCCAGCGGCCTGTTTACTGAAGAACTAATCCGTAAAATGAACAGTTATTGCAATCGCCCCATTATCTTCCCTATGTCAAATCCGACCAGCCGGATTGAAGCCCGCCCTGAAGATATTCTTCGTTGGACAGACGGACATGCTCTGGTTGCCACAGGGAGCCCATTCGCTGATGTTCATTTTGGCGACAAAAGCTACCCAATTGCTCAGTGTAACAACAGCTATATCTTCCCAGGTGTTGGTCTTGCTGTTATTGCTGCACAAATTACCCGGATTACCGATGAAATGCTAATGGCAGCAAGTCGCACACTGGCTGAGCACTCTCCCCTAGCTAAAGATAGCGAAGGTTGCTTATTACCACCATTGGATGAAATCCAGGAGCTTAGCAAAGACATCGCATTTGCAGTTGCTAAACAAGCGATCGCAGAAGGTTTAGCGCCTAAAATTAGTGATGATTATTTACATCAGTCCATTGAAAACAATTTCTGGATTCCTGAATATCGTCGCTATAAACGAACCTCTTTCTAA